The following are encoded together in the Rana temporaria chromosome 12, aRanTem1.1, whole genome shotgun sequence genome:
- the TMEM74B gene encoding transmembrane protein 74B — protein sequence MASPHSLELSDISGRHNADGHARPESSATVRGFENPSYEEIGETSFGQESRDALQSGPAPEVRGWGKENGSPHSEDSREPEPASHSIDYGFICSLVLLVSGIILVAVAYTIPREVRVSPDSVSAREMERLELYYARLGSNLDKCIIAGLGLLTLGGTLLSILLMISICKGELYRRRKFSVARGPRTKYGSLNLRMRQMTTEGGQVLVEHEAMEMTNNITHQGHEP from the coding sequence ATGGCTTCTCCTCACTCCTTGGAGCTAAGTGACATCAGCGGAAGACACAATGCAGATGGCCACGCCCGCCCCGAGAGCTCCGCTACCGTCAGAGGATTTGAGAACCCATCCTACGAGGAGATCGGGGAGACCAGTTTTGGCCAAGAGTCACGGGATGCCTTGCAGTCGGGTCCTGCGCCGGAGGTGAGGGGATGGGGGAAAGAGAACGGATCTCCTCACTCCGAGGACAGTCGGGAACCTGAGCCGGCAAGCCATTCCATCGATTACGGTTTCATCTGTTCCTTGGTGCTGCTGGTTAGTGGCATCATTCTGGTGGCCGTAGCCTACACCATACCACGGGAGGTACGAGTGAGCCCCGATTCCGTGTCTGCCCGCGAGATGGAACGACTAGAACTCTATTACGCGCGCCTGGGCTCCAACCTAGACAAGTGCATCATCGCGGGCCTGGGCCTTCTCACCTTAGGGGGCACGCTCCTTTCCATACTACTCATGATCTCCatctgtaagggggaactctaccGGAGGAGGAAATTCAGCGTGGCCAGAGGGCCCAGGACAAAATACGGCTCTCTCAACCTGAGAATGAGGCAGATGACCACAGAAGGCGGTCAGGTGCTGGTAGAACATGAAGCGATGGAGATGACCAACAATATTACCCACCAAGGGCACGAGCCTTAA
- the C12H20orf202 gene encoding uncharacterized protein C20orf202 homolog codes for MEGPLEPALSWLRKELCEMRQQDQRLLSQLNDLHGRIREHRLEAAFWASRHPIQESQPVRGRSTSEDMGTAAHKDGDSPTSLQIVLRRNSAP; via the exons ATGGAGGGGCCCCTGGAACCCGCCCTGTCCTGGCTCAGGAAGGAGCTG tgtgaaatgcgtcagcagGATCAGAGGTTGTTGTCTCAGCTGaatgaccttcatggcaggatccggGAACACCGGCTGGAAGCCGCATTCTGGGCTAGCCGACACCCCATTCAGGAGTCGCAGCCAGTGAGAGGGCGCTCCACCTCGGAGGATATGGGAACCGCGGCTCATAAAGACGGCGACTCTCCGACCTCTCTACAGATTGTACTCCGGAGGAATTCCGCACCGTGA